tgagaaaaaaaaaaaaaaagagtaagcaATTTAGAAAATGTTAATCTATGAAATTGATGATTTGGTAAAATTGTATGACATTATATTATATTAGCGTAGATGTTACGGCTGAGACTTCAGTGCTGCTAATGTGCAACCTTTGACGTGGGTCTTGAGTTAACATATGCTTAAGTCAACTTTGGATCTGATTCGGAGAGCCACTAACTAGCCTCTAATCTTTAATAATCACAATAAGATCGAAATTTTTATGAAGTTTATTGATGCatgtttatatttgaaatttatttaatcttATACatctttttagatttttttatataCATACAAAAAAATTGATAAACACGAAAAGATACATTGAAACATAATAGTCTCAATACAAATCGATTCTAGTAGAAAAAGAATGATATATCTATTGGTGCGATGTTGACTACTTTGTTCTTGACTCTATACTGCAAGGACCTCTTagatatttaatcatttatttattGACTTGGCAAGAGAGAATAAGAATAGGTTAAGTTTTGTCTATTAGTCATTATACTATGCGTAAGTTATGAATTTAGTCCATCCACTTtaattgatcaattttagtcgTTGTacctttcaaaatttgaaatttcaatccTAATCAAACAATAACATTAATTTTGCTATTTTCAAaatcttatgcaataaatatattATCACATGTGTAATATCATTTTAACTTACTATTTCTACACAATACTCATAAAAAGCCACATCATTTTAACTAATGTGTTCAACTAGTATTATTTGAGTtaataatgaaatttaaaattcaaaattatgacTAAAATGATTACTTGGAGAACATAATACTAAAGCAATAGTAAAATttatcaaacaaatttaattgtcACCGTTTGAGCCAAGACTTAAATTTTAAGATTTGAAAAAGTATAGAAATTAAAATTGACTAAATtagaatataaagactaaatatgcaatttaaaaaatacaaatacTAAGAACATAATTTCACCATTAAGAACACAGTCATGAATTGTTAGTGTACATTAATTCTTTGATGCCTACCTGTTATttgttaatatttataaaaaaataattaattaaaagtaaaaagaaattattgaaagtACCTCCATAATTCACTCTTTcaactaattaaataaatttaattaattaatactaAACAGCTGGTTTGCCAGATTAATTAACAAGGGATGGCATTATGTTTAGTGACaaattaatgtttttttttaaaaattaatgtgAGATTTGATCCAttctttataatattaaaaaaataaatcctGCATGCATTTTTTTATATAAGCAAGCACGTGCCTGTGACCGCTAAAAGTCGAAAAGGGTAGAGATTTGGATTAATTAATTAAGGAAAATCAAATGATTTGGGTATGCATTATTATCACTTTGGAAATGATGAAATTAAGAATTTTATACTACAGCAGTAAAGATGTAAAGGAaatgaattataaaaattttcaatcatcAACATTCAAATATATAAATTAGGAGCGGTTGAGGAATTTTTTTTTTCGAGcaagtttttaaaatattattggtTAGGAgttgaatgatttttttttctaggAAGTTTTCAACGGTTTGAGATTTTCTCTCAACTTTATAGAGGTTAATTTAagtggtagcatttcatattgtAGGATAtgagttaaaattttattatgtcaAATCTTTAAATTCTTTTGATAGATGATTAACTTTAATTTTGTTCtcatattttgttaaatttaatgtCTCAACACTCAAGTTTTTCATAAAGTTGAGAGACAAAATTTCAACTTGAAATAATATTAACTCGTTAAGAAACCTGTCGACTAGGGTGTGAAGGGAGGGAGTAGACAGGGTCTTGGCCCCCTTAAAATGAGAAATTATAGACCTtccaaaattcataaaatattaatttaatatatgatAAACTTACAATTTGTCCCCCAAATAttagaattttgatttaattgaaatgtataaaaataCAAGCTAATACAAgagtaaaatttatattttaaatcttaTAATTATATACAACTTAATCTCGACTCTTACTGCATCCCTCCTGACAACTTTAAACAAATGACACTTTAAAAAACTCACTTAAAAGAGTTAATCTCCTTCAACAAGaccaaattaaattttaaaaatgttttcttttaaaaatttaaagataattCAGAAAATTAGGGCAGTCAAATGCATTCCATATCTCCATTTTTCACCCATGCGTTTTGGTGATTAAAGCTTTGCTTTGATacaaaagatgataaaataagtaaaatatatatatatatatatttataataatagataaaatgtaattaaaaattaaaacttataatCACTTTTCATTTTCTCATACCAAATAAAtcctaaaaaccctaaaaatagactagtctataattttataaaaagaaaaataatctcAAATGATTTTTACTcacatttaaaaatttagtccaattcaaatttaaattaatcaaattcaaaatttaatattaactATGGAATAGTATTGTAATTTTGATGATGAAAGTATCTATTTGAGCAGTCTCAAATATTAAATATAGAGTGATGAGTGAAGTACTCAGGGTGCAATTAGGGCGCACATGACATTCATCCTATGGCTAGCGAGGACTATGCGTCAATGCCACCACCACCCTTCgtttttctttaattatttatttttcctcataatataaaatattataatatttatttaattgatgattctaaaataaaattttgagacTCCAAGAAAGGTCTACAATGATCTTCTTAGCATAAGCATTTCTGTACAATTTTTGTTCATATTATGATTACTTATCTAATTTAACTTAATATTGTCTTAAAAGGTAACATGCATTTGTGGTAGATATGCTATTGTAAATCTCACTCTTATCATTAGAATTTAGTTTTGTTGAGTATTTttatatgtgttttttttttggaTGGGTTAAGTTGTGTActtatatgatatggttattgtttATGGAATGTGTGGCTATTAATTACTTAAAGCGGTGTTAAATTATGCATGTGGTTGTAATTTATATTCCATCCATTTTATAAATtagattaatatataattaaattaaatataaattagagTTAATATAAATGTTATTGTGCATGTTTGTGAGTAGTCATTAATTTTATGATTGATTTATCGAGATGCATTGATGATGAACATGGTATTTGTTCTACTGAATTATATATAGTGAAAATATTAAGCTATGAGAAGATAGATTAGTAGAGTGATCGAGAAACATAAATTACTTGCACCTGACACTATAAATCTATATGCTTGTTAAGGTAGTTGAGATATTATTGAAGGAGGAAAGAAAGTGGGATCTATCAAGTATAAAAGAATGGttgattgagaaaaaaaaagtaaGCAATTCAAAAAATATTAATCTATGAAATTGATGATTTGGTAAAATTGTATGACCTTATATTATATTAGTGTAGATGTTACGGCTGAGACTTTAGTGCTGCTAATGTGCAACTTTTGACTTGGGTCTTATGTTAACATATGCCTAAGTCAACTTTGGATCTAATTCGGGAGCTACTAACTAGCCTTTAGTCTCTAATAATCAGAATAAGAAAGTACCTAAAGAACACAAGTGAGTTTGGGGATATACTATTATTgataaaatgcaaaattgtgtACAAATGAGGGAATGATGCCTCTTTTATataggtcaagcccttttgaTCCTGTAATTAGGATTTATTACAATGGGTGGTTAAGATCGTGTctctaaatattttttataatgttTTACAAGTTTATACATGCCTAGAGTATTCTAGAGCTTCTGTAACGTTTTACTTAATTCCACAAAATTTTGATCTCTTCCTTATATACTTCCAAACTCTTTCAAGCCTTCTTTCATCACATTCTAGAAGTTTTCAACCACATTCCAAGAACCTTTTGACTCTTCCTTCTTGAATTAGGCATGTTGAGGGCTTGTTGCACTTGAGAGGGCCTCCTTCCACATCTGGAGTGGCATTTGTTCACATCTAGTGGCTTATTCCGCACTTTTGGGTGCCTTGCTCGTGAGCAGACCGTGACATATACATTGTTAGGTCAATGTATAAGTTATTAAGGGTACAAAGCAAAACAAACCCTTTTCCTCACATTTGGTTAATAACAGAATATAGATAGTAATCTAGAAGTTAAAGATGCTAAGTAAGTTAAAGATCTTTCTATGAAAATGTTGCACTAGTGTTAATCCTATTAAACATTGTTTATATACACCCTTATAGAGACGAAACTATGAAATATGTATATGACTGAGAGAGGTTTGAGGATAATTGGTTGAAAGTAAACTGTGATGCAGTACTTGACAAAGCTATTGGTGATGATGAATTAGGGGTGATGGTTAgggttttaatatttaaatataatatgtgaatatataaatttaaattcgttatacatttcatatatcataatattaattattctaataaaatatttttaatattttattataatttaaatttatatatttcatatatcaaaatattaattaatttaaatatcatttaaatatataacttttattttacaacaacataattaaaataacattcttttacaatatttttaaaagtaCTTTCAACTTTAACGATAAAATTGACCATGCCTCTATTCATATTGCTATATAATTTGAGACAATTAAGTATATATGACTGCCCATTTCTACATGTATGCACAATGCCAACATTTATGCACAATTCCAACATTATGAATTTATGAACAAATATGGGTATATAATGTCAAcattgaaaaattatgaaaacttGTCTTCAAAAATGTTActtgtgaaaataaaaataaactgggtctaaatttaaaaattttaaataagtttaaaaaataagatatatttaaataagtttaaatttatatcttattattattattattataataacgaaattaactaaattaaaattcaatttataaatttcaaTCTTCATTACAAACAAAAGGAATATCTTAAACTGTACTCACAATATTAATTAACTTTAGGTAGCCTTTAGAATCAGTAGACACACCTGCTGAGTAAAATTTAAGAAAAGTTATACAGATTAGTCCCAAGACAGATATTTTACTTGAGCACTTTTGATTTAATAAGTAATTAACAATTACTACCATTCTAATTAATTGGCAGAGAAAACtagtttggtttaactaatgtcTTGAAATTGGTGAGTTCATCACGTTTGCACGTTGAGAGAAGCTTGATCAGTGGATCAAGATCTCTATtctcttattattttataataataagcACCGACTACAAAttatttaatcactatttaagATAATTTTGTATTTAATCAAGTTCTTTTATTGAGTTATACtactttttaatgtttacatattaattaatatcattacgcattcattaattttttttctagtggACAGTATGTGTGGTAGATATTTATagatatttgattttttatttattctaaattCATATGATAATACTTAAATTTAGTATGAATATATAAACGGATTTATATTTTGAATATTAcgattaaaacaaaattaatattCAACTCgttgttatttttaattattcttATTCAAACGGACATTTGAATGGGGGACATTAtgattttgggtttctttattatTTCAACTAAagtcttatttatttttatacaaatattttataaatatatttgttatattattttatttttcatccacATAAGTGTATATCATAATCTAATATTGGTTAATAAATGTTTATGAACATGGGTTATGGTCAATTGAAATACTATtgagaaaaaaaagtaaatttcTCTCCTTAAAATCACATTAAACAACACATTAGATaacaatatttaattatttaattatataaatttgattaattattAATTCAAGAGATATCTTTCTTGATACATCAATTTAAAAATCATGAGTTGAATTTAAAATGGAtggattaaaatttttaaaattatttctaaaTTAACACATAAAGCTTTGCACAAAGATTATCTACTCAATTGGGTTTCAACTTAGGTTCTTAGCTAGCTAGTAACAAATAAAGTCgtaatcaaaagaaaataaaaagcataaattagaaaagaaatgcaaagaaataacaaaaatataaagaaagacAAATTaagaaaaatctaaaaatataaaattaaagtagTGAAGCCATAAAAGTCCTAATACAAAAATTAACCCTCATTTTTATTAATTAAGTGATCTATTATTGCATAAGCAAACTACGAATTACGGCAGCTTGGGCATTGTCAGTGGTCGCTAATAGTTCTGATAATCTCTCGCTAAGGTCATCAACCTCTCTGTGTAAGCTTCTAATGTAGTTGCAGGTCTCTTGTAACACTTTCGCCGCTGAAACCTGTCAATCCAACAGGTTTAAAATTGCTACTTTTAGtcgctaaaataaaaataataatatcgtCGCTAAAAGTTATGCTGCTATTTCCGTCGCTAATAACAGAACTTctttgttaattttatttgtttCGTGAGATCATTTTATAAGTTAcaattaattaaaatctaatttctGTTTACCATCAACATCAAAGAACAAAAAGGttgaaatatcatattcaaatatataAGTTCATACTTTATAACTTAacgtattttatatttataattttaatcatAAACtgctaaaatttatatataaatatatcagTAAATATGATCAAATACCTCAAAcgaaaaaaaagagaggagatAAATATAATTTAGATTTAAAtccaaaatcaagttaaagatccATCACCGTCTGTAGTTTATTATATTCGAGCTTAGTGCAAAGTGACatagaaaaaaaataataacCGAGAGAAACTCCAAATTTGATAACTTT
This is a stretch of genomic DNA from Gossypium arboreum isolate Shixiya-1 chromosome 11, ASM2569848v2, whole genome shotgun sequence. It encodes these proteins:
- the LOC108463404 gene encoding transcription factor PRE3-like, with product MSSRRSRSRQSASNSRITDDQINDLVSKLHQLLPEIRNSHSDKVSAAKVLQETCNYIRSLHREVDDLSERLSELLATTDNAQAAVIRSLLMQ